Sequence from the Burkholderia stabilis genome:
TGAACCACTGGAATGCCTGCATGCTTGCCGCCCCCTCTTGTCTCGTGTCGCGCTGCCGCGTGGTGCTTATTTTACGGGCGGGGAGCGAGGCGCCAAAAAGACTAGGTGGGCGTGAGCGTGATGGCGCGGCGGCCAGCGAGGGCTGTGACGGTGGCGGGGGCAGCGCGAAACGGCGGGTGTTTTGGGGGAAGACGCGATTGCCGATTGCGCTTGAGCGTCGCGCAAACGCCGGTGCCGGCGGCGGTCCGCGCGCCGGCACGGCGCGTGGGCGCTCGATTCAGAGCGTCAGGCCGCCGTCGACGTGGATCACCTGCCCGGTGATGTGCCGTGCGGCATCCGACAGCAGGAACTCAATCAAGGCGGCGACGTCGTCGGGTTCGGCGATCCGGCCGAGCGGCGTCGCCTGTTCGGCCTGCGCCCATGCGGCGGCGTTGCCGGCGCTCGGCCCCTGATCCTTGCGCGTGAAGCCGGGCGCGACCGCGTTGACGGTGATGCCGCGCGCGGCGAATTCGACGGCTGCGGTGCGCACCAGCGATTCGAGCGCGGCCTTCGCGGCGGCGGTGGCTGCGAACGGCGCGTCGGCGCGGTAGCGGTGTGCGACGAACGAACTGACCGCGACGATCCTCGGTGCGGCCGATGCGTCGAGCAGCGGCCGCGCGCGGCCCGCGAGCGCGGAGAACGCGCCCGGCATCGCCGCGAAGGCGGACGCGAGCGCATCCGCGGAAAGGTCGGAAAAGGCTTGCCGCGCGGCGAAGCCGGCGTTCGCGACGAGATGATCGAGGCCGCCGAAGCGCGTCGCGGTTGCGTCGACGAGCGCGGCGGCAACGCCCGGTTCGGCGAGATCGCCGGTGAGCGTGATGCATTCCGCGCCGGCCGCCGTGCACGCGCGCGCGACTTCGCCGAGCCGGGCCCGCGCCGCATCGTCCGCGCCGCGCGCGTGCAGCGCGAGCGCGATGCCGGGCGCCGCGAGCCGCCGCGCGAGCGCCGCGCCGATCCCCGAGCCTGCGCCGGTGATCAGCGCGATGCGCCCGATCTGCGCGGCGCGTGCGTTCACGCGGCGACCTTGTCGCTGTTGTTCACGCGCTCGACGTTGATCGTGCCGACGTGGAACGCGGCCAGCGACTCGCGGTGCGCGATGCTGACGATCGCGGCCTTCGGCAGCCGTTCGGCGAACAGGTGGTAGAGCCGTGCTTCGTTGTCGGCGTCGAGCGCGCTTGTCGCTTCGTCGAGGAACAGGAAGTCGGGCTTGTGCAGCAGCACGCGTGCGCCGGCAAGGCGCTGCTGTTCGCCCGGCGACAGCACGCGCGTCCAGTGCGCGGTCTCGTCGAGGCGCGCGGCGTAGTCTTCGAGGCGGCAGGCGCGCAGCGCGTCGCGGCAGGCATCGTCGCTGAACGCGTCGGGCGTCGACGGATAGGTGAGCGCGGCCTTCAGCGTGCCGATCGGCAGGTAGCTCGTCTGCGGCACGAACATCATCCGCGCGCCGACCGGCGCGTCGATCGCGCCGTCGCCGAACGGCCACAGGCCCGCGAGCGCGCGCATGAACGTGCTCTTGCCGGAACCCGACTTGCCGATCACGAGCCAGCGCGAGCCGGGCTCGATCGTGACGTTGCCGATGTTCGCGAGCGCGTTGCCGTTCGGCAGCGCGAGCTTGAGCGACGACGTCGACAGCTTCGCGCCGTCGGTGTAGTGCAGGTTGATGCCGCCGTGCTCGGTTGCGGGCGACAGGCTTTCCTTCAGGTGCGACGTGCCCATCACGCGCTTGAATTCGCGCAGACGGTTGACGGTCGCGCGCCATTCGACGAGGGTCGAGTAGCTGTTGATGAACCACGAGAACGAATCGCTGACGGTGCCGAACGCGGACGAGATCTGCATCAGCACGCCGAACGAGAAGGCGCCCGCGAAATAGCGCGGCGCGGCGACGACGAGCGGGAAGATGATCGCGATCTGCCCGTAGAAGCTCAGCACGAACGTGAGCCGCTTCGTGTACTTCATCACGCGCCACCAGTTGTCGCGGATGCGCATGAAGAGGTTTTGCGCGTTGCCGGTCTCGGTTTTCTCGCCGTCGTAGAACGCGATCTGCTCGGCGTTCTCGCGCACGCGGATCAGCCCGAAGCGGAAATCGGCCTCGACGCGCTGCTGCTGGTAGTTGATCGAGACGAGCGGATGGCCGACCTTCTGGATGATCAGCGAGCCGACCACCGCGTACAGCGCGGCCGCCCACACCATGTAGCCGGGAATCGTGATCGGCGTCGCGCCGAGCGAGACCGTCAGCGCGCCGGCGAGCGACCACAGGATCGTGATGAACGACACGAGCGTGACGACCGTCGACAGCAGGTCGAGCGACAGCGCGAGCGTGGTCGTCGCGAACGACTGGAGGTCATCGGTGATCCGCTGGTCGGGGTTGTCGGCGAGGCGGTCGCGTTCGATCCGGTAGAACGCGCGATCGCCGAGCCACTGGCCGAGAAAACGGTCGGTGAGCCACTGGCGCCAGCGGAAGCCGAGCATCTGCCGCAGGTAGCGGCCGTACACGGCGAGGATGATGAACGCGAACGCCAGCGCGGAGAACTGCATCAGCAGGTGCGGGAAGTCGTGAACGTCCTTCGACTGCAGCGCGTTGTAGAACTCGGCGTTCCACTTGTTCAGCCGGACGTTGATCCAGACGACGCAGAGGTTGATCGCGATGATCGTGACGAGCAGTCCCCACGCGATTTTCCATTCGGACGATACCCAGTAGGGCTTGATGAGGCTCCATGCGGATACCGGGCGCTCGTCCTGCGGCGCGTCGGAGGCGGAGCGGACGGGATCGATCGATTGGGTCATGTGCTTCCTGATGAGTAGCCGGCGCGCGGGCCGGGCGAAACCGGGCGCGCGCCGCGATACGGCAAGCCGGAACGAAGCGCCGACTGACGGCGGGCGTCCGGATGGTCGCCCGCGCGTCTTAAACGGCACTTAAAGGCCGGCGGTGACGCGGCAACCGGCCGCTCGCGCGGGCCGGCCTGCGGGCATTGTGCCAGAGCGGCACGGCACGACGGCGAATTTGCCGCACGGGGGACAGTTTGCGGCGCTTTCCGCTTTTATGGTCTAATGGCCGACGACGAAACAGGGGTGCTTTGCAGGCAACCGGCGGGATGTTCCGCACGGCGCGGCGAGGCTGAGAAAGACCCTTCGCACCCGATCCGGGTAATACCGGCGAGGGAAGTTTCTGATCCCGCCGGGCCGCGCTGGCCGCCATCCCACATGGTCAGCGCCCGAGTCCCGCCCGGCCGGCCTTTGCTGCCGGTTTCGTCCTTTTGGGTACGCGCATTGCGCGTTACGGAAGGAATGATGACCGCACAATCTTCAGTCTTTTGCATGATTCCCGGCCCGATGCCGCGTGCTTTTGCACGGGGCGGCGCGCGCGCGTCGACATTCGTCGCGCGTGCGGTTCGCGGGGAGGGTGCGCGATGAACGCCCAGGATTCCCGGCCCGATTTCGCGGTGCTCGGCGGCGGCCTCGTCGGCCGCCTGATCGCGTGGCGGCTCGCGGGCGACGGGCATCGCGTCGCGCTCTACGAGCGCGGCGGCCCGGACGGCGAGCAGTCGGCCGCGTGGATCGCGGCCGCGATGCTCGCGCCGCTCGCGGAAGCGGCGAGCGCCGAGCTGCTGATCACCGAGCTTGGCGCCGCGTCGCTCGCGCGCTGGCCGCAGTGGCTCGCAGAGCTGCCCGAACCCGTTTTCTTCCAGCATCACGGCACGCTCGTCGTGTGGCATCACGCGGACCGCGCGGAGGCGCCGCTGTTCGAGCGGCGCGTGCGCGCGAACGCACCGGCCGGACTGTTCGACGGCGGTTTCGTCACGCTCGCCGGCGCGCAGGTCGACGCGGCTGAGCCCGCGCTCGCGGGCCGCTTCGCACGCGGCCTGCTGCTGCCGCGCGAAGGCCAGCTCGACAATCGTCAGGCGCTGCACGCGCTCGCGGCGGGCCTCGCCGAACGCGGCGTCGACCTGCACTGGCACGTGACGATCGACGATGCGAACCTGCCGGATGCCCACTTCACGATCGATTGCCGCGGGCTCGGCGCGAAACCCGCGCTGCCCGCGTTGCGCGGCATCCGCGGCGAAGTCGCGCGCGTGCATGCGCCTGGCATCGGGCTCACGCGGCCCGTGCGGCTGTTGCATCCGCGCTACCCGCTGTATATCGCGCCGAAGCAGGACGATCTCTATGTGATCGGCGCGACCGAAGTGGAGGGCGAGGACATGTCGCCCGTCAGCGTGCGCTCCGCGCTGGAACTGCTGAGCGCGGCGTTCTCCGTGCATCCGGCGTTCGGCGAGGCGCGCATTCTCGAACTCAATGCGCACTGCCGGCCGACGCTGCCCGATCATCGCCCGGCGGTGATCTGGGACGGCGCGTCGACGCTCGCCGTCAACGGCCTGTACCGGCACGGCTTCATGATCGCGCCGGAAGTCGCGCACGCAGCGGCGACGTTCGCGCAAGCCGCGCTCGGCGGCGCGTTCGGCGATGCCGACGCGTTCGCCGCGTGGCGCGACGCCGCGCGCTGGCCGACGCTCCTTCATCACCGCAACGACGCGCGCCAGCCGGCCTGACGCGCGCCGCCGACCGAATCCGACGAAGCCTCATGGATATCCAGATCAATCAACAGACCCTGACGCTGCCCGATGGCGCGACCGTGGCCGACGCGCTCGCCGCGTACGGCGCGCGTCCGCCGTACGCGGTCGCGCTGAACGGCAACTTCGTCGCGCGCACGCAGCATGCGGCGCGTGCGCTCGCGGCGGGCGACAAGCTCGACGTCGTGCACCCCGTCGCGGGCGGCTGAGCGCCGCCGGTTCGTCCCCGCTCTTCCAGGAAAACGACATGACGTCCCTCACATCCGCCGACGCGCTCACGCTGTACGGCGAAACCTTTGCAAGCCGCGTGCTGCTCGGCACATCGCGCTATCCGTCGCTGCAGTCGCTGTCCGATTCGATCGCCGCGTCGCGCCCCGGGATGGTGACGGTCGCGCTGCGCCGCCAGATGACGGGCGGTACGGCCGAAGCCGGCTTCTTCGACCTGCTCAAGCGCCACGCGGTGCCGCTGTTGCCGAACACGGCCGGCTGCCAGACCGTCGCCGAGGCCGTGACGACCGCGCACATGGCGCGCGAGGTATTCGGCACCGACTGGATCAAGCTCGAACTGATCGGCGACGACTACACGCTGCAGCCCGACCCGGTCGGGTTGATCGAGGCCGCCGCGCAACTGGTGAAGGACGGCTTCAAGGTGCTGCCGTACTGCACCGAGGATCTCGTGATCGGCCGGCGCCTGCTCGACGTCGGCTGCGAGGCGCTGATGCCGTGGGGGGCGCCGATCGGCACCGGCAAGGGCGTCGTGAACCCGTACGGCTTGCGCGTGCTGCGCGAGCGGCTGCCCGACGTGCCGCTGATCGTCGATGCGGGGCTCGGCGTGCCGTCGCACGCGTGCCAGGTGATGGAGTGGGGCTTCGACGGCGTGCTGCTGAACACGGCCGTGTCGCAAGCCACGCACCCCGAGATCATGGCGCGTGCCTTTGCGCAGGGCGTCGAGGCTGGCCGTGCCGCGTATCTCGCCGGTCCGATGGACGCGCGCGAGACCGCGCATGCGAGCACGCCGGTCGTCGGGATGCCGTTCTGGCACCAGGACGGAGGCGGCGCATGAGCGCGCGTTTCGCAGAAGCGTTCTGGCCGCCGGCCGACGAACTGGCCGAAGCGGCCGAACGGATTCGCGCGCGGCTCGGCGACTGGCCGGGCGGCGCCGCGCCGTGGCGGCTCTGCGTGGCGGCGCCCGACGCGCCGGCCGCTGGCGATGTGCTGATCGTGTCGGCCGGAGACCACATCGCGCAAGCGCGGGCGTCGGCCGTGTCGCGGCCTGCGTCGCCGGACGCGGTCGCGATCGAATTCGACGAGCAGGGCGCGGTGCTGCATGCGGCGGGCGCGCGCTACGCGCTCGAAGCCGCGCATCCGCTCGCGGACGACTGGATCGCGGCGCTCGCTGCGTTCCTCGATTGCGGTTTTGAGCCGATCGACGCGCTGGTGCTCGCGCTCGCATGGCGCGACGGCGACGAAACACGCGCCGCCGACGCGTGGCCGGTCGACGCCGCGAGGTTTCCGCGCGTCGCCGGGTTGCCGGCCGCGCCCGAGCCGGCGTTCCCGCCATGCCCCGCGCAACTCGGCCTGTATCCGGTCGTGCCGGACGCCGAATGGGTCGAACGCGTGCTCGATTGCGGCGCGCGAACCGTGCAGCTGCGCGTGAAAGGCGCGACGCCGGACGTGTTGCGCCGGGAAATCGCACGCGCGGTCGCGGCAGGGCGGCGTTATCCCGATGCACGCGTGTTCATCAACGATCACTGGCAGATCGCCGCAGATGAGGGTGCGTACGGCGTTCATCTGGGTCAGGAGGATCTCGAAACGGCCGATCTGGCCGCGATCGCGCGCGCGGGCCTGCGGCTCGGACTTTCGAGCCATGGTTATTACGAGATGTTGCGGGCGCTGCACGAGCGCCCGAGCTACCTCGCGCTCGGCCCCGTGTATGCAACCGCGACCAAGGCTGTCGCCGCGCCGCCACAGGGCCTCGCGCGGATTGCCCGCTATGCGCGCTTCGCGCGCGCGCGGGCGCCGCTCGTCGCGATCGGCGGCGTGGGGCTCGACGCGCTGCCGGACGTACTGGCGACGGGCGTCGGCAGCGTTGCGGTGGTCAGTGCGGTGACGGGCGCAGCCGACTATCGGACTGCGCTTATTGCGTTGCAGCAATGTTTTCCCGGACAATTTGACAATCATTGACCGCAGGGCCCGGAACGGCGTCACGACATCATTCCAATGCAGGCCCTATAATTCGGCGTTCTGCGTAAAAGGACTGTCAGCTCCGTGAGCCCCACTCCTACCGAGACACTGCTGGAACTTCGCGACGT
This genomic interval carries:
- a CDS encoding FAD-dependent oxidoreductase; its protein translation is MNAQDSRPDFAVLGGGLVGRLIAWRLAGDGHRVALYERGGPDGEQSAAWIAAAMLAPLAEAASAELLITELGAASLARWPQWLAELPEPVFFQHHGTLVVWHHADRAEAPLFERRVRANAPAGLFDGGFVTLAGAQVDAAEPALAGRFARGLLLPREGQLDNRQALHALAAGLAERGVDLHWHVTIDDANLPDAHFTIDCRGLGAKPALPALRGIRGEVARVHAPGIGLTRPVRLLHPRYPLYIAPKQDDLYVIGATEVEGEDMSPVSVRSALELLSAAFSVHPAFGEARILELNAHCRPTLPDHRPAVIWDGASTLAVNGLYRHGFMIAPEVAHAAATFAQAALGGAFGDADAFAAWRDAARWPTLLHHRNDARQPA
- a CDS encoding SDR family NAD(P)-dependent oxidoreductase gives rise to the protein MNARAAQIGRIALITGAGSGIGAALARRLAAPGIALALHARGADDAARARLGEVARACTAAGAECITLTGDLAEPGVAAALVDATATRFGGLDHLVANAGFAARQAFSDLSADALASAFAAMPGAFSALAGRARPLLDASAAPRIVAVSSFVAHRYRADAPFAATAAAKAALESLVRTAAVEFAARGITVNAVAPGFTRKDQGPSAGNAAAWAQAEQATPLGRIAEPDDVAALIEFLLSDAARHITGQVIHVDGGLTL
- a CDS encoding thiazole synthase, with protein sequence MTSLTSADALTLYGETFASRVLLGTSRYPSLQSLSDSIAASRPGMVTVALRRQMTGGTAEAGFFDLLKRHAVPLLPNTAGCQTVAEAVTTAHMAREVFGTDWIKLELIGDDYTLQPDPVGLIEAAAQLVKDGFKVLPYCTEDLVIGRRLLDVGCEALMPWGAPIGTGKGVVNPYGLRVLRERLPDVPLIVDAGLGVPSHACQVMEWGFDGVLLNTAVSQATHPEIMARAFAQGVEAGRAAYLAGPMDARETAHASTPVVGMPFWHQDGGGA
- the thiE gene encoding thiamine phosphate synthase, translated to MSARFAEAFWPPADELAEAAERIRARLGDWPGGAAPWRLCVAAPDAPAAGDVLIVSAGDHIAQARASAVSRPASPDAVAIEFDEQGAVLHAAGARYALEAAHPLADDWIAALAAFLDCGFEPIDALVLALAWRDGDETRAADAWPVDAARFPRVAGLPAAPEPAFPPCPAQLGLYPVVPDAEWVERVLDCGARTVQLRVKGATPDVLRREIARAVAAGRRYPDARVFINDHWQIAADEGAYGVHLGQEDLETADLAAIARAGLRLGLSSHGYYEMLRALHERPSYLALGPVYATATKAVAAPPQGLARIARYARFARARAPLVAIGGVGLDALPDVLATGVGSVAVVSAVTGAADYRTALIALQQCFPGQFDNH
- the thiS gene encoding sulfur carrier protein ThiS, whose protein sequence is MDIQINQQTLTLPDGATVADALAAYGARPPYAVALNGNFVARTQHAARALAAGDKLDVVHPVAGG
- a CDS encoding ABC transporter ATP-binding protein/permease, translating into MTQSIDPVRSASDAPQDERPVSAWSLIKPYWVSSEWKIAWGLLVTIIAINLCVVWINVRLNKWNAEFYNALQSKDVHDFPHLLMQFSALAFAFIILAVYGRYLRQMLGFRWRQWLTDRFLGQWLGDRAFYRIERDRLADNPDQRITDDLQSFATTTLALSLDLLSTVVTLVSFITILWSLAGALTVSLGATPITIPGYMVWAAALYAVVGSLIIQKVGHPLVSINYQQQRVEADFRFGLIRVRENAEQIAFYDGEKTETGNAQNLFMRIRDNWWRVMKYTKRLTFVLSFYGQIAIIFPLVVAAPRYFAGAFSFGVLMQISSAFGTVSDSFSWFINSYSTLVEWRATVNRLREFKRVMGTSHLKESLSPATEHGGINLHYTDGAKLSTSSLKLALPNGNALANIGNVTIEPGSRWLVIGKSGSGKSTFMRALAGLWPFGDGAIDAPVGARMMFVPQTSYLPIGTLKAALTYPSTPDAFSDDACRDALRACRLEDYAARLDETAHWTRVLSPGEQQRLAGARVLLHKPDFLFLDEATSALDADNEARLYHLFAERLPKAAIVSIAHRESLAAFHVGTINVERVNNSDKVAA